Proteins co-encoded in one Dokdonella sp. genomic window:
- a CDS encoding MTH938/NDUFAF3 family protein yields the protein MHLSHDRPEGYFFIRACRADAITVIDRELRASFVIAPDRVIEDWPVPSLAALDPAAIARLFDLEPELVILGSGARLVFPPRELLLPLQRRQVGVEVMDNSAASRTYNLLAAEGRRVVGAFILG from the coding sequence ATGCACCTGAGCCACGACCGTCCCGAAGGCTATTTCTTCATCCGCGCCTGCCGTGCCGACGCGATCACCGTGATCGACCGCGAACTGCGCGCCAGCTTCGTCATCGCCCCGGACCGCGTCATCGAGGACTGGCCCGTGCCCTCGCTGGCCGCGCTCGATCCGGCAGCGATCGCGCGCCTGTTCGACCTCGAGCCCGAGTTGGTCATCCTCGGCAGCGGCGCCCGCCTCGTGTTCCCGCCGCGCGAACTGCTGCTGCCACTGCAGCGTCGCCAGGTCGGCGTCGAGGTGATGGACAACAGTGCCGCCAGCCGTACCTACAACCTGCTCGCCGCCGAAGGGCGCCGCGTCGTCGGCGCATTCATCCTCGGCTGA
- the rlmE gene encoding 23S rRNA (uridine(2552)-2'-O)-methyltransferase RlmE gives MARSKSSSRWLQEHFSDPFVKKAQAEGWRSRAVFKLDEILERDALLKPGMVVVDLGAAPGGWSQMVRERLGDAGRIVALDVLPMQGIGGVEFIQGDFREDEAVRQLDAALGGAAVDLVLSDMAPNMSGVSAVDQDRSMHLAELAEEFADAHLRKGGAFLAKLFQGQGFDEYVRRLRGKYARVSIRKPKASRARSNEVYALATGKRG, from the coding sequence GTGGCACGAAGCAAATCGAGTTCACGCTGGCTGCAGGAGCATTTCAGCGACCCGTTCGTAAAGAAGGCGCAGGCCGAGGGCTGGCGCTCGCGGGCGGTGTTCAAGCTCGACGAGATCCTTGAACGCGATGCCCTGCTCAAGCCCGGCATGGTCGTCGTCGACCTCGGCGCGGCGCCCGGCGGCTGGTCGCAGATGGTGCGCGAGCGCCTCGGCGATGCCGGTCGCATCGTCGCCCTCGACGTCCTGCCGATGCAGGGCATCGGCGGCGTCGAATTCATCCAGGGCGATTTCCGCGAGGACGAGGCAGTGCGGCAGCTCGACGCAGCTCTCGGTGGTGCAGCGGTCGATCTTGTGCTTTCCGACATGGCCCCCAACATGAGCGGGGTGTCCGCGGTCGACCAGGACCGTTCCATGCATCTGGCCGAACTGGCCGAAGAATTCGCCGATGCGCATTTGCGCAAGGGCGGGGCCTTCCTGGCCAAGCTGTTCCAGGGCCAGGGATTCGATGAGTACGTCAGGCGCTTGCGTGGAAAGTACGCACGCGTCAGCATCCGCAAGCCGAAGGCTTCGCGGGCGCGCAGCAACGAGGTGTATGCGCTCGCCACCGGCAAGCGCGGCTGA
- a CDS encoding peptidoglycan DD-metalloendopeptidase family protein, with product MLRRLRPVIVALLAGLVAACASTPPAPVHDRSVGAPRKSVPSRALNPAISGEHVVVRGDTLYSIAFRNGLDYRDLARINGIAPPYTIHAGQRIRLAGATSPRVAAAPAPRQPPRTQPVRPAPTPSAPKAPKFEDVPPAAPPLVASAPAATTSASPTASTPAVTPPKPATPATSAPPVAASTSGITWRWPAEGPRLNGFVAGDPTRQGIDIGGRAGDAVRAAADGEVVYSGNGLIGYGELVIIKHSAALLSAYGHNRRRLVQEGDKVRAGQQIAEMGSSSASREMLHFEIRRNGKPVDPAAFLPAR from the coding sequence GTGCTTCGCCGCCTCCGCCCTGTCATCGTCGCCCTGCTTGCCGGCCTCGTCGCCGCGTGCGCGAGCACGCCGCCGGCACCCGTGCACGACCGCAGCGTCGGTGCGCCGCGCAAGTCCGTGCCGTCGCGTGCGCTGAATCCCGCGATCAGCGGCGAGCATGTCGTCGTGCGCGGCGACACCTTGTACAGCATCGCTTTCCGCAACGGCCTGGACTATCGCGACCTGGCGCGCATCAATGGCATAGCGCCGCCGTACACGATTCATGCAGGCCAGCGCATACGCCTTGCCGGCGCAACGTCGCCGCGCGTAGCTGCCGCTCCCGCGCCACGACAGCCGCCGCGGACCCAGCCCGTGCGTCCGGCGCCGACACCGAGTGCGCCGAAGGCGCCGAAGTTCGAGGACGTGCCGCCGGCCGCGCCGCCGCTGGTCGCATCCGCACCTGCTGCGACCACATCGGCATCGCCGACCGCATCGACGCCGGCCGTGACCCCGCCGAAGCCGGCCACGCCTGCGACCAGCGCACCGCCGGTGGCTGCCTCGACTTCCGGCATCACCTGGCGCTGGCCGGCCGAGGGGCCGCGCCTGAACGGTTTCGTTGCCGGCGATCCGACCCGTCAGGGCATCGACATCGGTGGCCGTGCCGGCGATGCCGTTCGTGCCGCCGCCGATGGCGAGGTCGTCTACAGCGGCAACGGCCTGATCGGCTACGGTGAACTTGTCATCATCAAGCACAGCGCGGCCCTGCTGTCGGCCTATGGCCACAACCGCCGCCGTCTGGTGCAGGAGGGCGACAAGGTCAGGGCCGGGCAGCAGATTGCAGAAATGGGCTCGTCGAGCGCGAGCCGCGAGATGCTACATTTCGAAATCCGCCGCAATGGCAAGCCGGTCGATCCGGCGGCATTCCTGCCGGCACGCTGA
- a CDS encoding YqaA family protein, which produces MKLFRPLYEKALHWAAHPRAEPYLAGLSFVEAIIFPVMPEVMLGPMVLAKPSHWARYATVSLVFSLLGALVGYALGHYAFEALRPLLGALGWLDRIDAQVAELNAIVQQSPWMAFWALVVAGFLPIPLKIFTWASGIVGVPLLPFFASMVVGRGKRVYLLAGVIRLAGPRAEAMLHRWIEWIGWVLVALIVFVVVYFRFLH; this is translated from the coding sequence GTGAAGCTGTTCCGGCCGCTCTACGAAAAGGCGCTGCATTGGGCCGCGCATCCGCGTGCGGAACCCTATCTGGCCGGACTGAGCTTCGTCGAGGCAATCATCTTTCCGGTCATGCCCGAGGTGATGCTCGGCCCGATGGTCCTGGCCAAGCCGTCACATTGGGCGCGCTATGCGACGGTGAGCCTGGTGTTCTCCCTGCTGGGTGCGCTGGTCGGCTATGCACTCGGCCACTACGCGTTTGAGGCGCTGCGTCCGCTGCTGGGTGCGCTCGGCTGGCTCGACCGGATCGATGCGCAGGTCGCCGAATTGAACGCGATCGTGCAGCAGAGTCCGTGGATGGCGTTCTGGGCCCTGGTCGTGGCCGGCTTCCTGCCGATCCCGCTGAAGATCTTCACCTGGGCTTCGGGCATCGTTGGCGTGCCACTGCTGCCGTTCTTCGCCAGCATGGTGGTCGGTCGCGGCAAGCGCGTCTACCTGCTTGCGGGCGTGATCCGCCTTGCCGGCCCGCGCGCCGAGGCGATGCTGCACCGCTGGATCGAATGGATCGGCTGGGTGCTCGTCGCCTTGATCGTGTTCGTCGTGGTCTACTTTCGTTTCCTGCACTGA
- a CDS encoding protein-L-isoaspartate(D-aspartate) O-methyltransferase — MTSYPHLTPEVRGLGMTSQRARDRLVDRLEKEGIRDRRVLDVLRQLPRHLFVDEALATRAYEDDALPIGRGQTISQPQVVARMTELVLEHGVPKRVLEVGTGSGYQCAVLAALVDHVYTVERIDELLRNARRRFRRLGFTNIRSRHDDGRLGWPDEAPFDAILVTAAGADIEDALLAQLSPQGVLVAPVGPSGRQQLVRVRAGEEGAWRREVIAAVSFVPLLGGVG, encoded by the coding sequence ATGACTTCCTATCCGCACCTGACGCCGGAGGTGCGAGGCCTAGGCATGACCTCGCAGCGTGCGCGCGACCGCCTGGTCGACCGCCTCGAAAAGGAAGGCATCCGTGACCGCCGCGTGCTCGACGTACTGCGCCAGTTGCCACGCCACCTGTTCGTCGACGAGGCACTGGCCACCCGCGCCTATGAGGATGATGCACTGCCGATCGGTCGTGGCCAGACGATCTCGCAGCCGCAGGTCGTCGCGCGCATGACTGAACTCGTGCTTGAACACGGCGTGCCGAAGCGCGTGCTCGAGGTAGGCACCGGCTCGGGTTACCAGTGTGCCGTGCTGGCAGCGCTGGTCGACCATGTCTATACGGTCGAGCGCATCGACGAATTGCTGCGCAACGCGCGTCGACGCTTCCGCAGGCTCGGTTTCACCAACATCCGCTCGCGCCATGATGACGGCCGTCTCGGCTGGCCAGACGAAGCGCCGTTCGACGCGATCCTGGTCACGGCTGCCGGAGCCGACATCGAAGACGCGCTGCTCGCCCAGTTGTCTCCACAAGGCGTGCTGGTTGCGCCGGTCGGGCCGAGTGGTCGCCAGCAGCTCGTGCGCGTGCGCGCCGGCGAGGAGGGGGCTTGGCGGCGCGAGGTGATTGCCGCGGTCAGCTTCGTGCCCCTGCTCGGTGGCGTCGGATGA
- the yhbY gene encoding ribosome assembly RNA-binding protein YhbY, protein MPLSPFQKRYLRGLAHSLDPVVLLGQKGVTPAVIAELGLALDHHELVKVKLSGGDRAERAAQIEALCTPLDAELVQTIGRTATLWRRNADAPRLPLPK, encoded by the coding sequence ATGCCCCTTTCCCCGTTCCAGAAGCGCTATCTGCGTGGTCTCGCCCACTCGCTCGACCCGGTCGTCCTGCTCGGCCAGAAGGGCGTCACGCCGGCCGTCATCGCCGAACTCGGCCTCGCCCTCGACCACCACGAGCTGGTCAAGGTGAAGCTCTCGGGCGGTGACCGAGCGGAACGCGCGGCGCAGATTGAAGCACTGTGCACGCCACTCGACGCCGAACTCGTGCAGACCATCGGCCGCACCGCCACGTTGTGGCGGCGCAACGCCGACGCACCAAGACTGCCGCTGCCTAAGTGA
- a CDS encoding Smr/MutS family protein, which translates to MKLPRIPKPSRHASAPARPAPTDADSALFRELIGPVRPLTHASEVPVMAERPPAEPRQFERDEAAVRDELLDHAFDPATIEVGEEIHHLKAGQPGRLLRQLRRGQFSVRAELDLHQMTAEVAREAIHAFLDEAIRHHEYCVRIVHGKGLRSATARGPVLKGLTEQILRRRSDVVAFSSALPAQGGTGAVLVLLGRP; encoded by the coding sequence ATGAAACTGCCACGCATCCCGAAGCCCTCGCGCCATGCCAGTGCGCCGGCGCGGCCCGCGCCAACCGACGCCGACAGCGCATTGTTCCGCGAACTGATCGGTCCGGTGCGCCCGCTCACGCACGCCAGCGAAGTACCGGTCATGGCGGAAAGGCCGCCCGCAGAACCCCGCCAATTCGAGCGCGACGAAGCCGCCGTGCGCGACGAACTGCTCGATCACGCTTTCGACCCCGCAACGATCGAAGTCGGCGAGGAAATCCATCATCTGAAAGCCGGACAACCCGGACGGCTGCTGCGCCAGCTGCGCCGTGGCCAGTTCAGCGTGCGTGCCGAACTCGACCTGCACCAGATGACCGCAGAGGTCGCGCGCGAAGCGATCCACGCCTTCCTCGACGAGGCGATCCGCCACCACGAATACTGCGTGCGCATCGTGCACGGCAAGGGGCTGCGCTCCGCGACCGCGCGCGGGCCGGTGCTCAAGGGCCTGACCGAGCAGATCCTGCGTCGCCGCAGCGACGTGGTCGCGTTCTCGTCGGCCCTGCCGGCGCAGGGCGGCACGGGTGCCGTGCTCGTCCTGCTGGGACGACCCTGA
- a CDS encoding MFS transporter, producing MPQLTNPQPDELSRAEHLRLAFIAAWLMCSLFYFAQYALRSAPGVMLDELGQALTLNRVALSTLIGLYYYTYAIFAIITGAALDRAGPKYVVPVGVIAVAVGSVLFGLGDLAAAQVGRLLQGAGSAVAFTGAVYLATRGFPKEWLATAVGMTQCFGMLGGSVGQFAVGPIVHTMMPWQHFWFLSGIILVLLAVGMMLITPARQDYAPTNGPPEPVRRMLAPYKTVLANPQSWLCGLIAGLLFLPTTIFDMIWGVPFLSDGLNVDKASAVARASTVPLGWVVGAPLLGYFADRMGRRKPVILGGAALLALCFAAILYLPPGYFPPYVLGLLMGIGSGAAMIPYTIIKEVNPDQIKGSATGAINCLVFSMTALLNPVFSRFLNARTPPGEAIGLSQYQAGGGLLIAGVVVAMILSVFLRETGARARVVRPPG from the coding sequence ATGCCACAGCTGACCAATCCGCAACCAGACGAACTGTCTCGGGCCGAACATCTTCGCCTCGCGTTCATCGCCGCCTGGTTGATGTGCAGCCTTTTCTATTTTGCTCAGTATGCGCTGCGGTCGGCACCGGGCGTCATGCTGGATGAACTCGGGCAGGCCCTGACCCTGAACAGGGTCGCATTGAGCACGCTCATCGGCCTTTACTACTACACCTACGCGATCTTCGCGATCATCACGGGAGCAGCGCTTGACCGAGCCGGCCCGAAATACGTGGTCCCCGTCGGCGTGATCGCCGTCGCTGTGGGCTCGGTGCTGTTCGGGCTCGGAGACCTTGCGGCAGCCCAGGTCGGTCGCCTGCTTCAGGGCGCGGGTTCCGCGGTGGCGTTCACCGGCGCTGTCTATCTGGCGACCCGCGGCTTCCCCAAGGAATGGCTGGCCACCGCGGTCGGCATGACCCAGTGCTTCGGCATGCTCGGCGGTTCCGTCGGACAGTTCGCGGTCGGCCCGATCGTGCACACCATGATGCCGTGGCAACACTTCTGGTTCCTTTCGGGAATCATCTTGGTCCTGCTTGCGGTGGGCATGATGCTGATAACCCCGGCGCGCCAGGACTATGCGCCCACCAATGGGCCTCCCGAGCCGGTCCGCAGGATGCTGGCGCCGTACAAGACGGTTCTCGCCAACCCGCAAAGCTGGCTTTGCGGGCTGATCGCCGGACTCCTGTTTCTCCCGACGACGATCTTCGACATGATCTGGGGCGTGCCGTTTCTGAGCGACGGCCTGAACGTGGACAAGGCCTCCGCAGTCGCCCGCGCGAGCACAGTGCCCCTCGGCTGGGTGGTCGGCGCACCGTTGCTGGGCTATTTCGCCGACCGCATGGGTCGGCGCAAGCCCGTGATCCTTGGCGGCGCCGCGCTGCTGGCGCTCTGTTTCGCCGCGATACTCTATCTGCCACCGGGATACTTTCCGCCCTATGTGCTCGGCCTGCTCATGGGCATCGGCTCGGGTGCCGCGATGATCCCTTACACGATCATCAAGGAAGTCAATCCGGACCAGATCAAGGGGTCGGCAACCGGCGCGATCAATTGTCTCGTCTTCTCGATGACCGCCCTGCTCAATCCGGTGTTCAGTCGGTTTCTCAATGCGCGCACGCCGCCCGGCGAGGCGATCGGCCTGTCACAGTATCAGGCCGGCGGCGGCCTGCTCATCGCAGGCGTGGTCGTGGCGATGATCCTCAGCGTCTTCCTGCGCGAAACAGGCGCCAGAGCGCGGGTCGTCCGCCCACCCGGTTGA
- the ftsH gene encoding ATP-dependent zinc metalloprotease FtsH has translation MNDMAKTLLLWVVIAVVLLTVFQSFNPRVATVTDLPYSEFMQAVRDNRVDEVLIKNDPGFNRTIEAKLRDGSSVRTTALLTEQAIAEIEKGAQKVKIEAADPPMPIALRILFDWLPIIIFIGLLFYFMRQMQAGAGGRGAMSFGRSRAKLQGEDQIKVTFADVAGCDEAKEEVSELVEFLRDPSKFTRLGGKIPRGVLMVGSPGTGKTLLAKAIAGEAKVPFFSISGSDFVEMFVGVGAARVRDMFEQAKKQAPCIIFIDEIDAVGRHRGAGLGGGHDEREQTLNQLLVEMDGFEGSEGVIVIAATNRPDVLDPALLRPGRFDRQVVVPLPDIKGREQILKVHMRKVPLAADVEPVVIARGTPGFSGADLANLVNEAALFAARENSRDVTMLHFERAKDKIMMGAERRSMIMSEEEKKLTAYHEAGHAIVGLSVPLHDPVHKVTIIPRGRALGVTMYLPEQDRHSYSKTELESRLASLYGGRVAEEIIFGEDRVTTGASNDIERATQMARNMVTKWGLSDEMGPIAYGEQEDEVFLGRSVTQHKNVSDETARRIDEVVRGILDREYARAKRILTEKLGILHAMAEALLTYETIDREQVAEIMAGRTPSPPKDWNGGSPRSSGSGNGPRGGESPIGGPAAQTRDGEV, from the coding sequence ATGAACGACATGGCCAAAACCCTCCTGCTCTGGGTCGTCATCGCGGTCGTCCTGCTGACGGTGTTCCAGAGTTTCAATCCGCGCGTGGCCACCGTCACGGACCTGCCGTATTCGGAGTTCATGCAGGCCGTGCGCGACAACCGCGTCGATGAAGTGCTGATCAAGAACGATCCGGGCTTCAACCGCACCATCGAGGCCAAGCTGCGCGACGGCAGCAGCGTGCGCACGACCGCGCTGTTGACCGAACAGGCCATCGCCGAAATCGAGAAAGGTGCGCAGAAGGTCAAGATCGAAGCGGCCGACCCGCCGATGCCGATCGCGTTGCGCATCCTGTTCGACTGGCTGCCGATCATCATCTTCATCGGTCTGCTGTTCTATTTCATGCGCCAGATGCAGGCCGGTGCGGGCGGACGCGGGGCGATGTCGTTCGGCCGTTCGCGCGCCAAGCTGCAAGGCGAGGACCAGATCAAGGTCACCTTCGCCGACGTCGCCGGCTGCGATGAGGCCAAGGAGGAGGTTTCCGAGCTGGTCGAGTTCCTGCGCGATCCGTCCAAGTTCACCCGGCTCGGCGGCAAGATCCCGCGTGGCGTGCTGATGGTCGGCTCGCCAGGTACCGGCAAGACCCTGCTCGCCAAGGCGATCGCCGGCGAGGCCAAGGTGCCGTTTTTCTCCATCTCCGGCTCCGACTTCGTCGAGATGTTCGTCGGCGTCGGTGCGGCGCGCGTGCGCGACATGTTCGAGCAGGCCAAGAAGCAGGCGCCGTGCATCATTTTCATCGACGAAATCGATGCGGTCGGCCGCCATCGCGGGGCTGGCCTTGGTGGTGGCCACGACGAGCGCGAGCAGACGCTGAACCAGTTGCTCGTCGAGATGGATGGCTTCGAAGGCAGCGAGGGCGTGATCGTCATCGCCGCGACCAACCGCCCCGACGTGCTCGACCCGGCCCTGCTGCGCCCGGGCCGCTTCGATCGCCAGGTGGTCGTACCGCTGCCCGACATCAAGGGCCGTGAGCAGATCCTCAAGGTGCACATGCGCAAGGTGCCGCTCGCCGCCGACGTCGAGCCGGTCGTCATCGCGCGCGGCACGCCGGGCTTCTCCGGCGCCGATCTCGCCAACCTCGTCAACGAGGCCGCGCTGTTCGCTGCGCGCGAGAACTCGCGCGACGTGACCATGCTCCATTTCGAGCGGGCCAAGGACAAGATCATGATGGGGGCCGAACGGCGCTCGATGATCATGAGCGAGGAGGAAAAGAAGCTCACCGCCTACCACGAGGCCGGCCACGCGATCGTCGGCCTGTCGGTACCGCTGCACGATCCGGTGCACAAGGTCACGATCATTCCGCGCGGACGCGCGCTGGGCGTGACCATGTACCTGCCCGAGCAGGATCGCCACAGCTACAGCAAGACCGAGCTCGAGAGCCGCCTCGCCAGCCTGTACGGCGGGCGTGTCGCCGAGGAGATCATCTTCGGCGAGGACCGCGTGACCACCGGTGCCTCGAACGACATCGAGCGCGCGACACAGATGGCGCGCAACATGGTCACCAAGTGGGGCCTCTCCGACGAAATGGGCCCGATCGCCTACGGCGAGCAGGAAGACGAGGTCTTCCTCGGCCGCTCGGTGACCCAACACAAGAACGTGTCCGACGAGACCGCGCGCCGGATCGACGAGGTCGTGCGTGGCATCCTCGATCGGGAGTACGCACGTGCCAAGCGCATCCTCACGGAGAAATTGGGCATCCTGCATGCCATGGCCGAGGCGCTGCTGACCTACGAGACGATCGACCGCGAGCAGGTGGCCGAGATCATGGCCGGGCGTACGCCCTCGCCGCCGAAGGACTGGAACGGCGGTTCGCCGCGCAGCAGCGGCAGTGGCAATGGCCCTCGCGGCGGCGAAAGCCCGATCGGTGGGCCGGCCGCGCAGACGCGCGACGGCGAAGTCTGA
- the surE gene encoding 5'/3'-nucleotidase SurE, translating to MRVLVSNDDGVDAPGIHVLARHLATVGEVVVVAPDRDRSGASNSLTLDQPIRVTRLDDSRYRVAGTPTDCVHLALSGLLDVEPDIVVSGINNAANLGDDVIYSGTVSAAMEGRFLGLPAIAVSLATRDHKGEHFESAALAVMQLMRKLVVDPLPADTILNVNVPDLPWEQIRGFSVARLGRRHRSAPCIAQQDPRGRPIWWIGPAGEAEDDGPGTDFHAVRSGYVSITPIHVDLTRYQALEKVSGWVGSLSMESHAA from the coding sequence ATGCGTGTACTGGTCAGCAACGACGATGGTGTCGATGCACCGGGCATCCATGTGCTGGCCCGTCACCTGGCCACGGTCGGGGAAGTCGTCGTCGTCGCGCCCGACCGTGACCGCTCGGGCGCGAGCAATTCGCTGACCCTGGATCAGCCGATCCGCGTCACCCGCCTCGACGACAGCCGCTACCGCGTCGCCGGCACACCCACCGATTGCGTGCATCTCGCCCTGTCCGGCCTGCTCGACGTCGAGCCCGATATCGTCGTGTCCGGTATCAACAACGCGGCCAACCTCGGCGACGACGTGATCTATTCGGGCACGGTGTCGGCGGCGATGGAGGGGCGTTTCCTCGGCTTGCCGGCGATCGCCGTCTCGTTGGCCACGCGCGACCACAAGGGCGAGCATTTCGAATCAGCCGCATTGGCAGTCATGCAGCTGATGCGCAAGCTCGTGGTCGATCCGCTGCCGGCCGATACCATCCTCAACGTCAACGTGCCTGACCTGCCGTGGGAGCAGATCCGAGGCTTCTCGGTCGCGCGGCTCGGTCGCCGCCATCGTTCGGCACCGTGCATCGCCCAGCAGGACCCGCGCGGACGCCCGATCTGGTGGATCGGTCCTGCCGGCGAAGCCGAGGACGACGGTCCCGGCACCGACTTCCACGCCGTGCGATCGGGCTATGTTTCGATCACGCCGATCCACGTCGACCTGACGCGCTACCAGGCGCTGGAGAAGGTCAGCGGCTGGGTCGGTTCGCTGAGCATGGAGAGCCACGCCGCATGA
- a CDS encoding sigma-70 family RNA polymerase sigma factor has translation MSSALPPEPGSEPEVEEVLALLEAIEPANEEVRSSTGAYLNEIGLIPLLRAEEEWALAERVQAGDVEARRRLIEANLRLVVTVARGYVGRGVPLLDLIEEGNIGLIRAVEKFEPARRLRFSTYAMWWIRQGVQHALSHQGRTVRIPVHVLRELAQVLRANRELTARQGRAPSLEELAAAVGKRSQDVAELFRVSEHISSLDAPYSDSDDRALIEHIIEEDEPVAAASEVGDPGRLQDWLAALNERQRLVIERRFGLGAQPVQSLAEIARDLGVTRERVRQIQQDAIRRLRGLSQTPPPRA, from the coding sequence ATGAGTTCCGCACTGCCGCCTGAACCGGGTTCCGAGCCCGAGGTCGAGGAAGTCCTCGCCCTGCTCGAGGCGATCGAGCCCGCGAACGAGGAAGTGCGCAGCTCCACGGGCGCCTACCTCAACGAAATCGGCCTCATTCCGCTGCTGCGCGCCGAGGAGGAATGGGCGCTGGCCGAACGTGTGCAGGCCGGCGATGTGGAGGCACGCCGTCGCCTCATCGAGGCCAACTTGAGACTCGTGGTCACGGTTGCACGCGGTTACGTCGGTCGCGGCGTGCCGCTGCTCGACCTGATCGAGGAAGGCAACATCGGCCTGATCCGCGCAGTCGAGAAATTCGAGCCGGCCAGGCGCCTGCGTTTCTCGACCTATGCAATGTGGTGGATCCGGCAGGGCGTACAGCATGCGCTGTCGCACCAGGGGCGCACCGTGCGCATTCCGGTGCACGTGCTGCGCGAACTGGCCCAGGTGCTGCGTGCCAACCGCGAACTGACCGCTCGCCAAGGCCGTGCGCCCAGTCTCGAGGAACTGGCTGCCGCAGTCGGCAAGCGCAGCCAGGACGTCGCCGAACTGTTCCGCGTCAGTGAGCACATCAGTTCGCTCGATGCGCCGTATTCCGACAGTGATGACCGTGCCCTCATCGAGCACATCATCGAAGAGGATGAGCCGGTCGCCGCGGCGAGCGAGGTCGGCGATCCGGGGCGTCTGCAGGACTGGCTGGCGGCGCTGAACGAGCGCCAGCGCCTCGTCATCGAACGTCGCTTCGGTCTCGGTGCGCAGCCGGTGCAGTCGCTCGCCGAGATCGCCCGTGATCTGGGCGTGACCCGCGAGCGCGTGCGCCAGATCCAGCAGGACGCGATCCGCCGCCTGCGCGGCCTGTCGCAGACGCCGCCACCGCGTGCCTGA
- the truD gene encoding tRNA pseudouridine(13) synthase TruD: MRGLPFAHGGPPLRGRLRAVPEDFEVDECLGFTPDGQGEHLFLRIEKRGANTEWVARQLAVALRVAPMAVSFSGLKDRHAVTRQTFSIHLPGKIEPDLGALAIEGVRVLDAARHSRKLKRGTHRRNGFRIRLTDVEGSREAAETIIAAIVARGVPNHFGEQRFGRDDDNLRLAEALFGGARLDRQRRGYALSAARSAIFNRVLGERVAAGTWDAALNGEVWMLAGTHSIFGPQVFDDALAARLVAGDIDPTGPLWGRGDLRSTGEVAAIEQGVAEAMATFAAGLAAAGLEQERRALRLRPAEFSHHWDGDTALVLSFTLPAGAFATTVVRELCEIVA; encoded by the coding sequence GTGAGAGGCCTGCCGTTCGCACACGGGGGGCCGCCGCTGCGTGGCCGCCTGCGTGCCGTGCCGGAGGATTTCGAGGTCGACGAATGCCTCGGCTTCACGCCGGACGGGCAGGGCGAGCACCTGTTCCTGCGCATCGAGAAGCGCGGCGCGAACACCGAGTGGGTCGCACGTCAGCTCGCCGTGGCGTTGCGCGTTGCGCCGATGGCGGTCAGTTTCTCAGGCCTCAAGGATCGCCACGCGGTGACGCGGCAGACCTTCTCGATACACCTGCCCGGCAAGATCGAACCCGACCTTGGTGCGCTCGCCATCGAAGGCGTACGCGTGCTCGATGCGGCCCGCCACTCGCGCAAGCTCAAGCGTGGCACGCACCGGCGCAACGGCTTTCGCATCCGCCTCACTGATGTCGAAGGTTCGCGCGAAGCAGCCGAGACGATCATTGCCGCCATCGTCGCACGCGGCGTGCCGAACCATTTCGGTGAGCAGCGCTTCGGGCGTGACGACGACAACCTGCGCCTCGCCGAAGCCCTGTTCGGCGGTGCGCGGCTCGACCGCCAGCGCCGTGGCTACGCGCTGTCGGCGGCACGCTCGGCGATCTTCAACCGCGTGCTTGGCGAGCGTGTCGCTGCCGGCACCTGGGATGCCGCCCTCAACGGCGAGGTATGGATGCTGGCCGGCACGCATTCGATTTTCGGTCCGCAGGTCTTCGACGACGCGCTCGCCGCACGGCTTGTCGCCGGCGACATCGATCCGACCGGCCCGTTGTGGGGGCGTGGCGACTTGCGCAGCACCGGCGAAGTCGCGGCGATCGAGCAGGGCGTCGCCGAGGCCATGGCGACGTTCGCCGCCGGACTTGCCGCAGCCGGCCTCGAGCAGGAACGCCGCGCCCTGCGCCTGCGCCCCGCGGAGTTTTCGCATCACTGGGACGGTGACACCGCCCTCGTGCTGTCGTTCACCCTGCCGGCCGGCGCCTTCGCGACGACTGTCGTGCGCGAGCTGTGCGAAATCGTGGCCTGA